A DNA window from Rhineura floridana isolate rRhiFlo1 chromosome 11, rRhiFlo1.hap2, whole genome shotgun sequence contains the following coding sequences:
- the LOC133365873 gene encoding zinc finger protein 16-like isoform X1 — protein MVDIPSSPASELDFSPNRIPENGSEGSELPAPLEDWSDGEKELDSDRRSPGLSSKTSFLCVSLQGKDVATTNTPDTEAREAELQQFRRRPQQCGKRRLMDQRMGKPVACVEETGPSHERHLRLKGACRKKGPAEDGQEVLEKLDTQPSRSDDIVQLIDEDGVYSSAKLVPITEMALSPYLTQHLERHSGEGEEFEIQEVIVDEKPFQCVICAKAFKRAWELFSHEVVHNEERPFCCQLCQVISGGCSVCMCVRVCVAFCPASPLPLQASFKRHSDYKSHALVHTEERPHRCELCGKCFKRASNLAEHRRIHSGERPHRCAACTKRFKTPYELQRHMLTHCLERPFTCTACGKGFAAAGALLLHQRQHCDDKPHICGICGKRFAYGHSLRVHERVHTGDRPFSCVLCSKAFKQSNALASHERVHTGERPFACATCGKAFKQSSYLAIHARSHTGERPYACGACGKAFARPSLLLQHQRVHSTERPHRCQHCGKLFKDLAYLAVHEKVHTGETPYKCSICQKGFAHPSNLLQHQRIHRDG, from the exons ATGGTGGACATTCCCTCTTCTCCTGCTAGTGAGCTGGATTTTTCACCAAATCGCATACCTGAGAATGGCTCTGAGGGATCGGAACTGCCAGCACCCCTCGAGGACTGGAGCGATGGCGAGAAGGAGCTAGACTCTGACAGAcgttctccaggcctctctagcaAGACCTCCTTTCTCTGTGTTTCTTTGCAGGGCAAGGATGTCGCCACCACCAACACCCCTGATACCGAGGCAAGGGAAGCAGAATTGCAGCAGTTCCGCCGCAGGCCCCAGCAGTGTGGAAAGCGGAGGCTCATGGACCAGAGGATGGGAAAGCCTGTGGCCTGTGTGGAAGAAACAGGGCCATCCCATGAGAGGCATCTACGACTGAAgggtgcctgcaggaagaagggaccTGCAGAGGATGGGCAGGAGGTGCTGGAGAAGCTAGACACCCAACCCTCCCGCTCAGATGACATTGTGCAGCTGATAGATGAAGATGGGGTGTATTCCTCAGCCAAGCTGGTGCCTATTACAGAGATGGCCCTCTCACCCTACCTGACCCAGCATTTGGAGCGtcacagtggggagggggaggagtttgAGATCCAGGAGGTGATTGTGGACGAGAAGCCATTCCAGTGTGTCATCTGCGCCAAGGCTTTCAAGCGGGCGTGGGAGTTGTTCAGCCACGAAGTGGTTCACAATGAGGAGCGCCCATTCTGCTGCCAACTGTGCCAG GTGATCTCTGGTGGTTGctcagtgtgcatgtgtgtgcgtgtgtgtgttgcttTCTGTCCTGCTTCCCCTCTCCCACTTCAGGCCTCGTTTAAGCGCCATTCTGACTACAAGAGCCACGCCCTTGTGCACACGGAAGAGCGACCTCATCGCTGTGAGCTTTGCGGAAAGTGTTTCAAGCGGGCGTCCAATCTAGCAGAGCACCGACGCATCCACTCGGGGGAGCGTCCGCACCGCTGTGCCGCCTGCACCAAGCGCTTCAAGACACCTTACGAACTGCAGAGGCACATGCTCACGCACTGTTTGGAGCGGCCCTTCACCTGCACGGCCTGTGGGAAGGGCTTTGCAGCAGCAGGGGCCCTTCTTCTGCACCAGCGGCAGCACTGCGATGATAAGCCCCACATCTGCGGCATTTGTGGCAAGCGGTTCGCCTACGGACACAGCCTACGCGTCCATGAGCGGGTGCACACAGGTGACCGCCCATTTTCCTGTGTCCTCTGCAGCAAGGCATTCAAGCAGTCCAATGCTTTGGCCTCGCATGAGCGTGTGCACACAGGGGAGCGGCCCTTTGCCTGTGCAACATGCGGCAAAGCCTTCAAACAGTCATCGTATCTTGCTATCCATGCACGCTCACATACTGGTGAGCGCCCCTATGCCTGTGGTGCGTGTGGCAAGGCCTTTGCACGGCCCTCGCTCCTCCTGCAGCACCAGCGTGTCCACAGCACTGAGCGGCCCCATAGGTGCCAGCACTGTGGCAAACTGTTCAAAGACTTGGCCTACCTGGCTGT
- the LOC133365873 gene encoding zinc finger protein 501-like isoform X3 — protein MVDIPSSPASELDFSPNRIPENGSEGSELPAPLEDWSDGEKELDSDRRSPGLSSKTSFLCVSLQGKDVATTNTPDTEAREAELQQFRRRPQQCGKRRLMDQRMGKPVACVEETGPSHERHLRLKGACRKKGPAEDGQEVLEKLDTQPSRSDDIVQLIDEDGVYSSAKLVPITEMALSPYLTQHLERHSGEGEEFEIQEVIVDEKPFQCVICAKAFKRAWELFSHEVVHNEERPFCCQLCQASFKRHSDYKSHALVHTEERPHRCELCGKCFKRASNLAEHRRIHSGERPHRCAACTKRFKTPYELQRHMLTHCLERPFTCTACGKGFAAAGALLLHQRQHCDDKPHICGICGKRFAYGHSLRVHERVHTGDRPFSCVLCSKAFKQSNALASHERVHTGERPFACATCGKAFKQSSYLAIHARSHTGERPYACGACGKAFARPSLLLQHQRVHSTERPHRCQHCGKLFKDLAYLAVHEKVHTGETPYKCSICQKGFAHPSNLLQHQRIHRDG, from the exons ATGGTGGACATTCCCTCTTCTCCTGCTAGTGAGCTGGATTTTTCACCAAATCGCATACCTGAGAATGGCTCTGAGGGATCGGAACTGCCAGCACCCCTCGAGGACTGGAGCGATGGCGAGAAGGAGCTAGACTCTGACAGAcgttctccaggcctctctagcaAGACCTCCTTTCTCTGTGTTTCTTTGCAGGGCAAGGATGTCGCCACCACCAACACCCCTGATACCGAGGCAAGGGAAGCAGAATTGCAGCAGTTCCGCCGCAGGCCCCAGCAGTGTGGAAAGCGGAGGCTCATGGACCAGAGGATGGGAAAGCCTGTGGCCTGTGTGGAAGAAACAGGGCCATCCCATGAGAGGCATCTACGACTGAAgggtgcctgcaggaagaagggaccTGCAGAGGATGGGCAGGAGGTGCTGGAGAAGCTAGACACCCAACCCTCCCGCTCAGATGACATTGTGCAGCTGATAGATGAAGATGGGGTGTATTCCTCAGCCAAGCTGGTGCCTATTACAGAGATGGCCCTCTCACCCTACCTGACCCAGCATTTGGAGCGtcacagtggggagggggaggagtttgAGATCCAGGAGGTGATTGTGGACGAGAAGCCATTCCAGTGTGTCATCTGCGCCAAGGCTTTCAAGCGGGCGTGGGAGTTGTTCAGCCACGAAGTGGTTCACAATGAGGAGCGCCCATTCTGCTGCCAACTGTGCCAG GCCTCGTTTAAGCGCCATTCTGACTACAAGAGCCACGCCCTTGTGCACACGGAAGAGCGACCTCATCGCTGTGAGCTTTGCGGAAAGTGTTTCAAGCGGGCGTCCAATCTAGCAGAGCACCGACGCATCCACTCGGGGGAGCGTCCGCACCGCTGTGCCGCCTGCACCAAGCGCTTCAAGACACCTTACGAACTGCAGAGGCACATGCTCACGCACTGTTTGGAGCGGCCCTTCACCTGCACGGCCTGTGGGAAGGGCTTTGCAGCAGCAGGGGCCCTTCTTCTGCACCAGCGGCAGCACTGCGATGATAAGCCCCACATCTGCGGCATTTGTGGCAAGCGGTTCGCCTACGGACACAGCCTACGCGTCCATGAGCGGGTGCACACAGGTGACCGCCCATTTTCCTGTGTCCTCTGCAGCAAGGCATTCAAGCAGTCCAATGCTTTGGCCTCGCATGAGCGTGTGCACACAGGGGAGCGGCCCTTTGCCTGTGCAACATGCGGCAAAGCCTTCAAACAGTCATCGTATCTTGCTATCCATGCACGCTCACATACTGGTGAGCGCCCCTATGCCTGTGGTGCGTGTGGCAAGGCCTTTGCACGGCCCTCGCTCCTCCTGCAGCACCAGCGTGTCCACAGCACTGAGCGGCCCCATAGGTGCCAGCACTGTGGCAAACTGTTCAAAGACTTGGCCTACCTGGCTGT
- the LOC133365873 gene encoding zinc finger protein 501-like isoform X5, translating to MDQRMGKPVACVEETGPSHERHLRLKGACRKKGPAEDGQEVLEKLDTQPSRSDDIVQLIDEDGVYSSAKLVPITEMALSPYLTQHLERHSGEGEEFEIQEVIVDEKPFQCVICAKAFKRAWELFSHEVVHNEERPFCCQLCQVISGGCSVCMCVRVCVAFCPASPLPLQASFKRHSDYKSHALVHTEERPHRCELCGKCFKRASNLAEHRRIHSGERPHRCAACTKRFKTPYELQRHMLTHCLERPFTCTACGKGFAAAGALLLHQRQHCDDKPHICGICGKRFAYGHSLRVHERVHTGDRPFSCVLCSKAFKQSNALASHERVHTGERPFACATCGKAFKQSSYLAIHARSHTGERPYACGACGKAFARPSLLLQHQRVHSTERPHRCQHCGKLFKDLAYLAVHEKVHTGETPYKCSICQKGFAHPSNLLQHQRIHRDG from the exons ATGGACCAGAGGATGGGAAAGCCTGTGGCCTGTGTGGAAGAAACAGGGCCATCCCATGAGAGGCATCTACGACTGAAgggtgcctgcaggaagaagggaccTGCAGAGGATGGGCAGGAGGTGCTGGAGAAGCTAGACACCCAACCCTCCCGCTCAGATGACATTGTGCAGCTGATAGATGAAGATGGGGTGTATTCCTCAGCCAAGCTGGTGCCTATTACAGAGATGGCCCTCTCACCCTACCTGACCCAGCATTTGGAGCGtcacagtggggagggggaggagtttgAGATCCAGGAGGTGATTGTGGACGAGAAGCCATTCCAGTGTGTCATCTGCGCCAAGGCTTTCAAGCGGGCGTGGGAGTTGTTCAGCCACGAAGTGGTTCACAATGAGGAGCGCCCATTCTGCTGCCAACTGTGCCAG GTGATCTCTGGTGGTTGctcagtgtgcatgtgtgtgcgtgtgtgtgttgcttTCTGTCCTGCTTCCCCTCTCCCACTTCAGGCCTCGTTTAAGCGCCATTCTGACTACAAGAGCCACGCCCTTGTGCACACGGAAGAGCGACCTCATCGCTGTGAGCTTTGCGGAAAGTGTTTCAAGCGGGCGTCCAATCTAGCAGAGCACCGACGCATCCACTCGGGGGAGCGTCCGCACCGCTGTGCCGCCTGCACCAAGCGCTTCAAGACACCTTACGAACTGCAGAGGCACATGCTCACGCACTGTTTGGAGCGGCCCTTCACCTGCACGGCCTGTGGGAAGGGCTTTGCAGCAGCAGGGGCCCTTCTTCTGCACCAGCGGCAGCACTGCGATGATAAGCCCCACATCTGCGGCATTTGTGGCAAGCGGTTCGCCTACGGACACAGCCTACGCGTCCATGAGCGGGTGCACACAGGTGACCGCCCATTTTCCTGTGTCCTCTGCAGCAAGGCATTCAAGCAGTCCAATGCTTTGGCCTCGCATGAGCGTGTGCACACAGGGGAGCGGCCCTTTGCCTGTGCAACATGCGGCAAAGCCTTCAAACAGTCATCGTATCTTGCTATCCATGCACGCTCACATACTGGTGAGCGCCCCTATGCCTGTGGTGCGTGTGGCAAGGCCTTTGCACGGCCCTCGCTCCTCCTGCAGCACCAGCGTGTCCACAGCACTGAGCGGCCCCATAGGTGCCAGCACTGTGGCAAACTGTTCAAAGACTTGGCCTACCTGGCTGT
- the LOC133365873 gene encoding zinc finger protein 774-like isoform X2: protein MVDIPSSPASELDFSPNRIPENGSEGSELPAPLEDWSDGEKELDSDRRSPGLSSKTSFLCVSLQGKDVATTNTPDTEAREAELQQFRRRPQQCGKRRLMDQRMGKPVACVEETGPSHERHLRLKGACRKKGPAEDGQEVLEKLDTQPSRSDDIVQLIDEDGVYSSAKLVPITEMALSPYLTQHLERHSGEGEEFEIQEVIVDEKPFQCVICAKAFKRAWELFSHEVVHNEERPFCCQLCQVISGGCSVCMCVRVCVAFCPASPLPLQASFKRHSDYKSHALVHTEERPHRCELCGKCFKRASNLAEHRRIHSGERPHRCAACTKRFKTPYELQRHMLTHCLERPFTCTACGKGFAAAGALLLHQRQHCDDKPHICGICGKRFAYGHSLRVHERVHTGDRPFSCVLCSKAFKQSNALASHERVHTGERPFACATCGKAFKQSSYLAIHARSHTGERPYACGACGKAFARPSLLLQHQRVHSTERPHRCQHCGKLFKDLAYLAVHEKVHTAWENAKLITQ, encoded by the exons ATGGTGGACATTCCCTCTTCTCCTGCTAGTGAGCTGGATTTTTCACCAAATCGCATACCTGAGAATGGCTCTGAGGGATCGGAACTGCCAGCACCCCTCGAGGACTGGAGCGATGGCGAGAAGGAGCTAGACTCTGACAGAcgttctccaggcctctctagcaAGACCTCCTTTCTCTGTGTTTCTTTGCAGGGCAAGGATGTCGCCACCACCAACACCCCTGATACCGAGGCAAGGGAAGCAGAATTGCAGCAGTTCCGCCGCAGGCCCCAGCAGTGTGGAAAGCGGAGGCTCATGGACCAGAGGATGGGAAAGCCTGTGGCCTGTGTGGAAGAAACAGGGCCATCCCATGAGAGGCATCTACGACTGAAgggtgcctgcaggaagaagggaccTGCAGAGGATGGGCAGGAGGTGCTGGAGAAGCTAGACACCCAACCCTCCCGCTCAGATGACATTGTGCAGCTGATAGATGAAGATGGGGTGTATTCCTCAGCCAAGCTGGTGCCTATTACAGAGATGGCCCTCTCACCCTACCTGACCCAGCATTTGGAGCGtcacagtggggagggggaggagtttgAGATCCAGGAGGTGATTGTGGACGAGAAGCCATTCCAGTGTGTCATCTGCGCCAAGGCTTTCAAGCGGGCGTGGGAGTTGTTCAGCCACGAAGTGGTTCACAATGAGGAGCGCCCATTCTGCTGCCAACTGTGCCAG GTGATCTCTGGTGGTTGctcagtgtgcatgtgtgtgcgtgtgtgtgttgcttTCTGTCCTGCTTCCCCTCTCCCACTTCAGGCCTCGTTTAAGCGCCATTCTGACTACAAGAGCCACGCCCTTGTGCACACGGAAGAGCGACCTCATCGCTGTGAGCTTTGCGGAAAGTGTTTCAAGCGGGCGTCCAATCTAGCAGAGCACCGACGCATCCACTCGGGGGAGCGTCCGCACCGCTGTGCCGCCTGCACCAAGCGCTTCAAGACACCTTACGAACTGCAGAGGCACATGCTCACGCACTGTTTGGAGCGGCCCTTCACCTGCACGGCCTGTGGGAAGGGCTTTGCAGCAGCAGGGGCCCTTCTTCTGCACCAGCGGCAGCACTGCGATGATAAGCCCCACATCTGCGGCATTTGTGGCAAGCGGTTCGCCTACGGACACAGCCTACGCGTCCATGAGCGGGTGCACACAGGTGACCGCCCATTTTCCTGTGTCCTCTGCAGCAAGGCATTCAAGCAGTCCAATGCTTTGGCCTCGCATGAGCGTGTGCACACAGGGGAGCGGCCCTTTGCCTGTGCAACATGCGGCAAAGCCTTCAAACAGTCATCGTATCTTGCTATCCATGCACGCTCACATACTGGTGAGCGCCCCTATGCCTGTGGTGCGTGTGGCAAGGCCTTTGCACGGCCCTCGCTCCTCCTGCAGCACCAGCGTGTCCACAGCACTGAGCGGCCCCATAGGTGCCAGCACTGTGGCAAACTGTTCAAAGACTTGGCCTACCTGGCTGT
- the LOC133365873 gene encoding zinc finger protein 391-like isoform X6 has protein sequence MVDIPSSPASELDFSPNRIPENGSEGSELPAPLEDWSDGEKELDSDRRSPGLSSKTSFLCVSLQGKDVATTNTPDTEAREAELQQFRRRPQQCGKRRLMDQRMGKPVACVEETGPSHERHLRLKGACRKKGPAEDGQEVLEKLDTQPSRSDDIVQLIDEDGVYSSAKLVPITEMALSPYLTQHLERHSGEGEEFEIQEVIVDEKPFQCVICAKAFKRAWELFSHEVVHNEERPFCCQLCQVISGGCSVCMCVRVCVAFCPASPLPLQASFKRHSDYKSHALVHTEERPHRCELCGKCFKRASNLAEHRRIHSGERPHRCAACTKRFKTPYELQRHMLTHCLERPFTCTACGKGFAAAGALLLHQRQHCDDKPHICGICGKRFAYGHSLRVHERVHTAWENAKLITQ, from the exons ATGGTGGACATTCCCTCTTCTCCTGCTAGTGAGCTGGATTTTTCACCAAATCGCATACCTGAGAATGGCTCTGAGGGATCGGAACTGCCAGCACCCCTCGAGGACTGGAGCGATGGCGAGAAGGAGCTAGACTCTGACAGAcgttctccaggcctctctagcaAGACCTCCTTTCTCTGTGTTTCTTTGCAGGGCAAGGATGTCGCCACCACCAACACCCCTGATACCGAGGCAAGGGAAGCAGAATTGCAGCAGTTCCGCCGCAGGCCCCAGCAGTGTGGAAAGCGGAGGCTCATGGACCAGAGGATGGGAAAGCCTGTGGCCTGTGTGGAAGAAACAGGGCCATCCCATGAGAGGCATCTACGACTGAAgggtgcctgcaggaagaagggaccTGCAGAGGATGGGCAGGAGGTGCTGGAGAAGCTAGACACCCAACCCTCCCGCTCAGATGACATTGTGCAGCTGATAGATGAAGATGGGGTGTATTCCTCAGCCAAGCTGGTGCCTATTACAGAGATGGCCCTCTCACCCTACCTGACCCAGCATTTGGAGCGtcacagtggggagggggaggagtttgAGATCCAGGAGGTGATTGTGGACGAGAAGCCATTCCAGTGTGTCATCTGCGCCAAGGCTTTCAAGCGGGCGTGGGAGTTGTTCAGCCACGAAGTGGTTCACAATGAGGAGCGCCCATTCTGCTGCCAACTGTGCCAG GTGATCTCTGGTGGTTGctcagtgtgcatgtgtgtgcgtgtgtgtgttgcttTCTGTCCTGCTTCCCCTCTCCCACTTCAGGCCTCGTTTAAGCGCCATTCTGACTACAAGAGCCACGCCCTTGTGCACACGGAAGAGCGACCTCATCGCTGTGAGCTTTGCGGAAAGTGTTTCAAGCGGGCGTCCAATCTAGCAGAGCACCGACGCATCCACTCGGGGGAGCGTCCGCACCGCTGTGCCGCCTGCACCAAGCGCTTCAAGACACCTTACGAACTGCAGAGGCACATGCTCACGCACTGTTTGGAGCGGCCCTTCACCTGCACGGCCTGTGGGAAGGGCTTTGCAGCAGCAGGGGCCCTTCTTCTGCACCAGCGGCAGCACTGCGATGATAAGCCCCACATCTGCGGCATTTGTGGCAAGCGGTTCGCCTACGGACACAGCCTACGCGTCCATGAGCGGGTGCACACAG